From Desulfuromonadaceae bacterium:
CTTTCATGCGCAACCGAATGCCTGCCCCGTTTGTGGTCCACAATTACGTTTGCACAGTGCCGCAGGGGGGGAACTTGCCGAGCCGTTAACCACAACGATCGAACTGCTCAGGGCGGGAAAGATTGTCGCGATCAAGGGGCTGGGCGGCTACCATCTGGCGGTTGATGCGACGAATGATGTGGCGGTGGCGGAACTGCGGCGGCGCAAAACGCGCGACGAAAAACCGCTGGCGCTGATGGTTGCCGACCTGTCCGCGGCACACGCCATTGCCCGCCTCGACGCGGCTGAAGAGAAGCTTCTTGGCGGGGTTGAACGGCCGATCGTCTTGCTGGCGCAACGTGCGGACCATGGTTTGTCGTCGCTGCTGGCGCCGCGTAATAACACCTTTGGTTTGATGCTCCCCTATACCCCGCTGCACCATTTGCTGTTCACCGCCGGGTTTAAAGCGTTGGTGATGACCAGTGCCAATCTCAGCGATGAGCCGATGGCCTACCGTGACGCTGAAGCGCGGGCGCGACTGGGATCGGTCGCCGATTTTTTTCTGAGTCACAATCGTGACATTCATACGCGTGTCGATGATTCCATCGTCCGCACCATGGCGGGGCGCGCGCTGCTGTTGCGTCGTTCGCGCGGGTATGTGCCGCGCAGCGTGGTGTTGGCGCAGCGACAACCCTCCGTTCTGGCGCTGGGGGCGGAATTAAAAAATACGATTTGCCTGACGCGCGGCGACGCAGCGTACCTCAGTCAGCATATTGGTGATCTGGCCAACGAGACCGCCTGTGATGGCTTTGAACAGGCGATTGCCGCATTCAAAACCCTGCTCGCGGTCGAACCGGCCATCGTTGCCCACGATCTCCATCCTGATTACTACACTACGCGCTTTGCTGAACAACTTGATGGTGTAGAGCGGATCGCGGTGCAGCATCATCACGCTCATCTGGTCAGTTGTATGGCAGAAAACGGGGTCACTGCGCCGACCATTGGCATTATTTGTGATGGCCTCGGCTACGGCTCCGACGCTACGCTCTGGGGGGGGGAACTGTTGCTCGGCGATTGCCGCGATTTCCGCCGCCTCGGCTCTCTGCGCCCGCTGGCGATGCCTGGCGGCGATGCCGCGAGCAGAGAACCGCGACGCATGGCGCTGAGTGCGCTGGTTGCTGCCTACGGTGACGACCTGCCCGATTTACCGCTGCTGGGCAGCGCATTTTCCGGCGGAGAGTTGAAGCTTCTGCTGCAGATGCTGGCACAAGGAATCAACGCTCCGCTCACCTCCAGCTGCGGGCGCTTGTTCGATGCCGTGGCGGGGCTGATTGGTCTGCGCCAGATTGTCAGCTACGAGGGGCAGGCGGCACTGGAGCTGGAGCAGGCGATCAATGGTGCTGAAAACGAAAGCTACAGCTTTGCCATCATCACCACGGAATCCGGGATGATTTTTGATTCATTGCCGGTGATCCGCGCCGTGGTCAGCGACGTCCTGGCCAGCACCCCGGCGGGGACGATCAGTGCGCGTTTTCATAATGGGCTGGCTGAGTTGTTCGTTGCCGCCTGTGTGCGGGTTCGCGCGGCGCAAGGGGTTAAGGGTGTGGCGTTGTCCGGCGGCGTTTTTCAAAACCGCTACCTGACCGAGCGCACTGTTGTCTTGCTCGAAGCGGCCGGTTTTGAGGTGTTGACCCATGCGCTGGTGCCACCGAATGACGGCGGGGTGGCGCTCGGACAGGCGGTGATCGCCGGCGCGGCGCGCGGCGCTTCAGCGTAGCCGGCGGAAATCGCGCAACTGGAGCAGCAGGATCGGGGTCAGGCAGCCGCCGATGAGCAGAAACGCCGTCGCGATGCCGTAGCGATCCGCGCCAACGCCGACCAGCGGGCCGGTGGCAACAAAGCCGAGACGGAAAATCAGCGACTTGAGAGACAAGATGCTGGCCCGGTTATGACGGCTGCTGTGGCGTTGCAGATGATGCCGCAAAAACGGACCTTGCAGGCCGCGCATGGCGGTCAACAGATAATAGCCGAGAAAACAGAATATTCCGCCGTAAAAGCCGAGGATGAGATAACCTGCCACGCTTAATCCCCCGCAGAGAAGTGCCAGTTTGCTATCCCCCAATGAAAAATGAACCCGTTGACTGAGAAATGAAAAGAGCGCCACGGTGAGGTTTGCTCCGGCCCAGATCGGACCGAACCAGATGAGCGGGGTCCCTGCTTCGCGCAGATACGGTTGAATCAGCCAGACCGGATAGAAGGAGGCCAGCCCGAAGAGGGTGGTGAGCAACAGGGAAGCGCGCAAAGCCCGGTTGTCATGCAGGGCGTAGCGAATAACTTCACCGGCCGCGCGCAGATGGTTGGGGTGCTGGTGCTCGCTTTTGACCGGTGGCTCCCATAAGGTCAGGGCCACCGCGAACGCCAGCGTCCAGATGCCGACTTGAAGCAGAAAGGGGAGGGTCGGGGAGAGGGCGTAAACCGCTCCGGCAAAGAGTGCCCCGCAGGCCTCGCCGGTCTGGGCCCAACCGGCCATGCGCCCGTCGTGCCGTGCATAGCCCTCTTCCCGCCCGGTCCAGCGCAACGACTCAAAGAGCAGCGCCGTATCAGAACCACTGATAAAGGCGAAAGCCGCGCCGAGCAGAATCTCCGCGACCATCACCAGGGCAAAGGTATCGGCGATAGTGTAGACCGCCCAGCCGCAGACACCAATGCCGGACGCGATCAGCAGGGCACGGCGGTAACCGATGCGATCACTGATGTAGCCAGAGGGGTATTCGAAGAGCAGGGTGGCGAGGGAAAAGACCCCTTGCAGAACCATGATGTCAGTCAGGCTGAGACCAACCCGATCCTGCCAGTAGAGGGTGATAATCGCCATTGGCAGCAGGAACATCTTGAGGAAGGAAAAGCCGTAGAGCTTCCTGATGTTGCAGACGGCCAAAAGGTGATCCGGAGAGTGTGTTGGTGTCGCCTTCACTCCTGCCAGTAGATACAGGCCGCCGGACAACTGTCCATGGCCTGCTCAATTTTTTCAGCTGACGCTCCCTGGGGATTGTGGACAGTCGATTTTTCGATAGCATGATTCATCGAAAAGACCTCGGGGCAGATCTGCGTGCAGACCTCACAGCCGATGCAATCATCTTGTTCAACAACGGGAATCCGTGCCATGGAGTGCTCCTTCTCTAATTTTGTTGCACTATCAGGTGAATTGACTTCTTTGTCAATGCACAATCCGGCGCTTATGTGCAGAATTTCGCTTGTCTGTCTGCGCTGATTGACATATAGTGTTTACGTTTAATATTCTGATTTTACAGCCATTTTTTCTGTTTATGCTGGATACGGGAGGCACTGTGGATATTCTCGGGATCGATATTGGTTTTGGTTTTACCAAGGCAACCAATGGCCGTGATACGCTGATTTACAAGTCGGTTTTCGGCGAGGCGAAAGAACTGCAATTTCAGGAACAGATCCTTGCCGGCAGTGCCGCGCAGGAACATCTCCAGATCGAAGTTGACGGGGCGTCTTTTTTTGTCGGTGAGCTGGCGGAGCGCCAGAGTGATGTGCGCTTCTTTACCCTTGATCAGGACCAGTTTGTGACCCAGTTTGCCAAAACCTTGGCATTGGCGGCGGCTGCCCGCCTGGCCGGGAGCCACATCCCGGTGAATCTGGTCACCGGCTTGCCGATTGGCCATTACCGACGGCACAAAAACGATCTCGCCAAAATTTTGCAGGGTAACCACGCCATCGCCTTGATCGATGAAAATGGACAGCGGCAGGAAAAGACGATCAATATCAACAAGGTGCGCGTTATTCCCCAGCCGTTCGGTTCGATGTTTAATCTGATGCTCAACGATCTTGGTGAGTTGGGGGACAAGCGGCTGGTGCATGAAAAAATTGGCGTGATCGATGTCGGATTTCGTACTTCGGACTACACCGTTGCGGACAAGATGCGTTATTCCGAGCGGGGCAGCCGGACGACCGACTCCGGGATCTCCCGTGCCTTTAATGTGATTGCCGGGAAGATTCGCGAAAAAAGCGGGGTTAATGTCGAACTTTACCGCCTTTACAACGCAGTCGAAACCGGTTCAATCAAGATTCGCGGGCAGCAGTACGAACTGACCAATTTGGTCGATCAGGTCTTCAAACAACTGGCCAATACCGTGGCCAGCGAGGTTGATCGACTGTGGGCAGATGATTGGGACATCGACGCGATTGTGATTACCGGTGGTGGTGGCGCGGTGCTGGCCAAATATCTCCAGCCGTTGATTCACGGACAGCTCCTCCAGTCTGACGTCATGCTTGAGGATTCACGACTGAACAATGTGGCGGGTTACTGGAAGTTCGGCAAACATCTTTGGGCGCGTGGTCTTGGTGCCCTTGCTGCCTCTTGAATCCTTGCCCGGATGCAGCTCACCATGCAGGGGTGTCGGGGACTGATGCGATGAAGAAAATTACTTCAGCTGATATCATGCGTCTTTTTCCGGTCAGTGCCCGACGCTCTCATTCCTTAAAAGACATTCAGCGGATGTTGCGGATTTCAAGCCGGGAACGGAGTTATCTTCGTACTGCACTCGACCAGTTGCTCGCCTCCGGACAACTGGTTCTGCTCGGGAACCGGCGTTACGCGGTGCCCCGTCGCGGTAAGTGCGTTGCGGGGGAGTTGAGTGTGCATCCCGATGGCTTTGGCTTTGTCGCCACACCGGGGCGAGACGATATCTACGTCAGTGGCCGCGACCTGCATGGTGCTATCGATGGTGACCAGGTGAGCGTGGTGCTCGGCGCACCGGGCAGGTCCGGGCGGTTGCGTGGCCGGGTTGACGCGGTCCTCTCCAGAAAACGTGCGCAGCTTGTCGGGCGTTATTACGAACGATCCGGCACCAGTCATGTGATCCCGGATGATCCGCGCATGTCTCAGCCGGTGATGATTGCAGCGGACCAGCGCGAGGCGGCCCGTGATGGTCTGGTGGTTGTCGCAGAAATTCTCCCTCCCCGTGCCGGGACCGTTGCACTGCGTGGAAAGATTATCGAGGTGCTGGGTGATCCGGCAGATCCCGCCATCGAAATGATCCGCATCGCCCGCCGTTTTGAGCTGCCGACCGAGTTTCCGGCTGAGGTCATTATGGCCGCCGCACAGATTGCCTCTGTGGTGAAGGAAGAAGAGCTGGCGGGGCGGCGCGATCTCAGGCATCTTCCGTTGGTGACGATTGACGGAGAGTCCGCCAAAGACTTCGATGATGCGGTACTGGCGACCCGTGAAGCTGACGGCAACTGGCGATTATTGGTTGCCATCGCCGATGTCGCTCATTATGTCGACGCGGGGGGAGTGATCGATCTTGAAGCACGCCGCCGAGGAACCAGTGCCTATTTTCCCGCAGCCTGCCTGCCAATGTTGCCGGAGGCATTGAGCAACGGCATCTGCTCACTGCAACCGGGGGTTGACCGTCTGGCGCTGGTCGCCGAAATTTTGCTGTCAGCGAGCGGTGAAACCCTTGCCGCACGTTTTGATGAAGCGGTGATTCGCAGCCAGGCGCGCCTGACTTATACCGACGTTTTTGCCTGTTTGTCCGCCGCCGTTGTGCGTGAGGCGGTGGCTCAATTGCGTCCGCAACTCACGCTAATGGCGGAGCTGGCAGGCCGACTGGAAAGATTGCGGCGGCGCCGTGGCAGTATCGATTTTGATCTGCCCGAAGCTGAAATTATTCTCGATCTGCGCGGTCGCCCCGAACAGATTATACGCAGTGAGCGGACGATTGCCCATGGCTTGATCGAAGAATTTATGCTGGTTGCCAATGAGGCGGCGGCAAAATTTCTGGTGGATCACCAGTTTGCAGTGCTTTATCGGGTGCATGAACCGCCCACCATTGCCGCCCTTGACCAGTTTCGGGAGTTTTCTGCCTATCTCAATTACGGACTCGCTGTCGCTGCCGGTGACGTTACTCCGCTTGAATTGCAACAGCTGCTGGCCTCGGCAGCAGGTCAGCCTGAAGCACATATTTTGCATCGGGCGCTGTTGCGAGCCATGCGCCAGGCCCGCTACTCTCCAGAACCGCTGGGCCATTTCGGGCTGGCATTATCACATTACTGCCATTTTACCTCTCCGATCAGACGCTATCCTGACCTCTTTATCCATCGTCAGTTGCGCGCCGCACTGCGCGGCGCAACGTGTCGCTATGCAGCAGGAAAAGAGCTGGCACGGCTGGGGGAAGAAACCTCACTGTGTGAGCGACGGGCGATGGAGGCAGAGCGCGACATGCTGAGGTTGAAGAAATGTCAATTTTTGGCTGAACACACCGGGAATCAGTTTGCGGGGGTGATTTCCAGCGTTCAGCCTTTCGGGTTTTTTGTCGAGCTGGAAATGTTTCTGATCGACGGTCTAATAAAAATTGCTGATCTGGATGACGACTATTACCTCTACGAGGCGGAGCGACAACGCCTCGTCGGCACCCGCCGTCGGCGCATCTTCGCCCTGGGGGATCCCTGCCGGGTAACGGTTACGCAGGTTGATATTGATCGCCGCCAGATCGATTTTTCACTGGTGGTCGATTGAAGAGGGTTGTTGTCAACGCTGCCTGGACCTCTTTTGTCACCACGCTACCATGGTGAGATGATGCGGATCATTCGAGCTTTGGAGAATGTGACCGGTGCGCTACGCAATCCGGTCATGACGATCGGTAATTTCGACGGCGTGCACCTTGGACATCGCGAACTCTTTCGACGGGTCGTGACCCGCGCCGCCGAGTATGACGGTGATGCCGTGGTGCTGACCTTTGATCCGCATCCGCTTAAAATCATCGCCCCGCAACGTGCGCCACGTTTGATCAATACCCGCGACGAGAAAGAACGCCTGATCGCCGCGTCGCGGGTTGATGTCTTGCTCAATCTTCCTTTTAACGCAACATTAAGTTCATTGACCGCTGAGGAGTTTGTTTCCCGGGTGCTGGTTGAACAGGTCGGTGTGCGCCACATCATCGTCGGTTTTGATTACGCCTTCGGGGCCGGACGCCGCGGCGACATTGAACTGTTAGCGCGGCTTGGTGAGCAGTATCGCTTTGGAGTCGAAGTGGCCAAACCGGTCTGTATTGACGATGAAGTTTACAGTTCGACCCGCATTCGGCGGATGGTCGGTGCCGGGCAGATGGCGGAGGTTGTTGCCTACCTTGGCCGTCATTATAATCTGGAGGGAACGGTCGTCGCCGGTGTCGGGCGCGGCAAACAACTCGGTTTTCCGACCGCGAACCTGACCACGGAGAAAGAGTTGATCCCGGCCGACGGTGTTTATGCGGTCAAGGTCTGTCTTGACGGGTCGATTCACGATGGCGTCGTCAACATCGGCAGTACGCCGACTTTTGACGCCGGTCGTTACACCATTGAGGCGCATCTCTTTGATCTGGATGCCGATCTCTATGGAAAAGCGCTGCGTGTTTATTTTATCGAACGACTGCGGGATGAAAAGCGTTTTGCCGATGCGGATGCATTGACCCAGGCAATTGCCATGGATGTCGCGCGGGCAAAAGAGCTGTTACAGGGTGCGCGAATTATTGAATATCATGAATATCTGGGGTGACACGATGCTAGCGACAAAAGGGTTTTGGTCGGCAGCAGTGTTCCCCCGGGCCTGTCTATTCCTTGACAGGTTCAATGCGATTTTATACTATTAACGCCGGACTGATGATATTGAATGTTCTAGAATTTCAGGAGATGTGACGGTATGGCCTCCAACCGACTTGGCGAACTGCTGGTTCGCAACGGTCTGATCGACGAAAAACAGCTTTCAAAAGGTTTGGAAGAGCAGAAGCTGAACGGTGGTCGTCTCGGTGCCAGCCTGATTAAACTCGGTTATATCAAGGAAGAAGAGCTGGCGGCGTTTCTGTCACGCCAGTACGGTGTCCCGTCGATCAATCTGAGTGAATTCGAGATCGACCCCGCAGTTATCTCTGCCGTTCCCGCCGACGTCTCCCAAAAATACCAGATTATTCCGATCAACCGTGCCGGTTCAACCCTGATCATCGCCATGAGCGACCCGTCGAATATTTTTGCGATCGACGACATCAAGTTCATGACCGGTTACAACGTTGAAGTGGTGGTCGCACCGGAAGCGTCAATCAAGGACGCAATTGACAAGTATTACGATCAGAGTGCGTCGTTGGCCAGCGTCATGGACGATCTCGAAGACATCGACATGGAGGTCATCGAGGGCGATGAAGAGGTTGATGTCGGTTCTTTGGCGCAAGCGACCGAAGATGCCCCGGTTGTTAAATTATGTAATCTGATTCTGACCGATGCGATTAAACGCGGCGCCTCGGATATTCATATCGAGCCGTATGAAAAGTCGTTTCGGGTGCGTTACCGGATCGACGGGATGCTCTACGAGGTGATGAAGCCGCCGATGAAGCTGAAAAATGCGATCACCTCGCGGATCAAGATCATGGCGGAAATGGATATTGCCGAGCGTCGCCTGCCGCAGGACGGGCGGATCAAAATCAAACTTGGCAAAGACCGGGATATGGATTACCGGGTCAACTGTCTGCCGACCTTGTTTGGTGAAAAGATTTGCCTGCGGTTGCTCGATAAGTCGAATCTGCAACTCGACATGACCAAACTGGGGTATGAAACGAAGCCGTTGGAGTGGTTCAAGAAGGAAATCCACAAACCGTTCGGCATGTGTCTGGTCACCGGCCCGACCGGGTCAGGAAAGACCGTTTCGCTTTATTCCGCACTGTCGGAGCTGAACAAGGTCTCGGAAAATATATCGACGGCCGAAGATCCGGTCGAGTTTAACTTTGCCGGCATCAATCAGGTGCAGATGCACGAGGAAATCGGGCTCAACTTCGCCTCGGCACTGCGGGCATTTTTGCGTCAGGATCCGGATATCATTATGATCGGTGAGATTCGCGATTTTGAAACTGCCGAGATCGGGGTCAAGGCGGCCTTGACCGGGCACCTGGTGCTGTCGACCCTGCACACCAATGATGCACCAAGTACCATCAACCGTCTGCTCAATATGGGGATCGAACCCTTTCTGGTCGCATCCGCCGTCAACCTGATCACCGCACAACGGCTCGGCCGACGGACGTGTCAGGAGTGCAAACAACCGGAAGATATTCCCAAAAAAGTATTGATCGAAGCCGGTGTACCCGAGGCCGATGTCGACAGCTATGTTTCCTACAAAGGGACCGGTTGTCCGGTGTGCAACGATACCGGTTGCAAGGGGCGGGTCGGTATCTATCAGGTCATGCCGATGTTTGAGGAAATCAAGGAAATGGTTCTGGGGGGAGCCAATACCGCCGAGATCAAACAAACCTCAATGAAGCTGGGCGTAAAAACGATGCGCCAGTCGGCGCTAACCAAACTCCAGGAAGGCGTTTTGTCGATCGAGGAAGTCGGGCGCTGCACGGTTGCTGATACCTGAGCCATTTCCTCGCAAATACTCAAAGGATGGCTAAGTAAAAATTTTGTCCGACAAGGCTTGGTGTTTTTTCAGGGGCGAAGGCCTGCATCAGGCAGGTCGAGGTCCTGAAAAACCGGCGTAACGCAGTAGGGCGGACTTTTTGCGACGCCATCACATAAGGCTGAAATTAAATGGCGACAATTCATCAATTGCTCAAAACCATGGTCGAACAGGGGTCTTCCGACCTGCATATCACCACCGGGTCTCCCCCGCAAATTCGTATCGACGGTCACATGACCCCGCTCAAATTGCCGCCGCTGACGGGCAACGATACCAAGAATCTCTGCTACAGTATCCTTACCGATGATCAGAAGCGCCGCTTTGAAGAAGAGAACGAACTTGATTTCTCCTTCGGTGTCAAGGGATTGGCGCGGTTTCGGGGGAATCTGTTTCGCCAGCGCGGCGCGGTCGGCGGGGTGTTCCGGCTGATTCCGTTTAAAATCCTGACCTTCGACGATCTGGGTTTGCCGCCGGTGGTCAAGGCGATTACCAGTAAGCCCCGGGGACTGGTACTGGTCACCGGGCCGACCGGGAGTGGCAAATCGACCACCCTGGCGGCGATGATCGATGCGATCAATTCAGAGCGCCACGAGCACATCATCACCATCGAAGACCCTATCGAGTTTATTCATCCGCACAAAAAATGCCTGGTCAACCAGCGCGAAGTGGGGGGGGATACGGTTTCTTTCAAGCGGGCATTGAAGGCGATTCTGCGTCAGGACCCCGACGTGGTTCTGGTTGGCGAGTTGCGCGATCTGGAAACGATCGAAGCGGCGTTGACCATTGCCGAAACCGGACACCTGTGTTTTGCGACCCTGCATACCAACTCTTGCGCACAAACCATCAACCGGGTGGTTGACGTTTTCCCCACCAATCAGCAGCAACAGGTGCGCACCCAGCTTGCATTTGTTCTCGAAGGGGTCCTGTCACAAACCCTGGTGCCCAAGGTTGGCGGCAGAGGGCGGGCGCTGGCGCTCGAAGTCATGGTGCCGAATGTCGCGATCCGGGCCTTGATTCGCGAAGACAAGATCCATCAGATCTATTCACAGATGCAGATGGGACAAGATAAATATGGGATGCAGACGATGAATCAGCAACTTTTCATGTTGCTGCATCAAAAACAGATTACGCTCGAAACGGCCATGTCACGTTCCAGCGATATAGACGAATTGAAACAGATGATTGCCAACCCGGCGGCGCACATCAAGCGATACGCCACCCCGCCACCACCGAAGCGTTGATTTGAGGAACCATGCCCAAATATTCGTGGGAAGCAAAAGACAAAAAAGGTAAAGTTCACAAGGGCGAGGTTGAAGCGCCGAATGAGGATGTTGTCCGTGCCCAGGTGAAAGCCCAGGGGTTGATGGTCACCGCCGTCAAGGAACGCGGCAAGGGGCTGGATTTTGAACTCAAAATCCCCGGCTTTGAGCCCAAAGTCACCACCCGCGACCTTGTCATCTTTACCCGCCAGTTCAGCACCATGATCGATGCCGGTTTGCCGCTGGTGCAATGCCTGGATATTCTGTCGAGTCAGCAGGAGAATAAAACCTTCAAGAAAATGCTGACCCAGATCAAGGAAGATGTTGAATCCGGCTCCACCTTTGCCGATGCGCTGAAAAAACACCCCAAAGGTTTTGATGAACTCTACGTCAACCTGATTGCCGCGGGCGAGGTCGGCGGTATTCTGGATACCATTCTCAACCGCCTGGCGGCGTATATCGAAAAAGCGCAGAAACTCAAGAAACAGGTCAAAAGCGCCATGACCTACCCGATTACCATCATCGGTATCGCGGCGTTGGTTATTATTGTCATCATGGTTTTTGTTATCCCCGCCTTCGAAAAAATGTTCGCGGATTTCGGTGGTTCATTGCCGATGCCGACCCAGATCGTCATCGCCATGAGTCGCTTTATTACCAGTTATATTCTGGTGATCATCGGCGCCGTTTTCGCGTTTATCACCCTTGTTAAACGCATTTATGCCACCAAAAAGGGGCGGGAGATCATGGACGACTGGTTCCTTAAACTCCCGGTCTTTGGTGAACTGATCCGCAAGGTTTCAGTCGCCAAATTTACCCGAACCCTGGGGACAATGATTTCCAGTGGCGTGCCGATCCTTGATGGCCTGGAAATTGTCGCCAAAACCGCCGGCAACAAGACTGTGGAAAAAGCGATCTATGTCGTCCGGCAGAGCATCAGCGAAGGGAAGACCATTTCCGAGCCGCTCACCAAAACCGGCGTTTTCCCGTCGATGGTGTGTCAGATGATCGCCGTCGGTGAACAGTCCGGATCGATCGATACCATGCTCAATAAAATTGCCGATTTCTATGATGACGAGGTCGACGATGCCGTCGGCAACCTGACGGCCATGATGGAGCCAATGCTCATGGCCTTTCTCGGTACAACCGTCGGTGGTCTGGTTATCGCCATGTATCTGCCGATTTTCAAACTTGCCGGAGCCGCGGGCGGTTAAGGTTTCTGCATGTCGGCACAGCAAGACCAGAACGCAGCTTTGACCCGCGTCCGGCAGTTTCAGTGGCTGCTGCTGTTCAGGATTACCGTCATTCTGATTTTTTTAGGGGGGACTTTCCTGTTTTATTTCCGGGAAGGTCTTCTCTGGACCTCGCCGCACCTTTTCCCGCTCTATGGGTTGGCCCTTTTTTCCTTCATTCACGCCCTGCTTTCCTCGGTTTTTTTGCGACGAACCCGTCGTTTCAGGCTGTTTGTGCAGCTGCAAGTTGTCTGGGATATTGTCTTCGTCGCATTTCTTATCCATTTTTCCGGGGGGATAAACAGTTTTTTTTCGTTCGCCT
This genomic window contains:
- a CDS encoding type IV pilus twitching motility protein PilT, which translates into the protein MATIHQLLKTMVEQGSSDLHITTGSPPQIRIDGHMTPLKLPPLTGNDTKNLCYSILTDDQKRRFEEENELDFSFGVKGLARFRGNLFRQRGAVGGVFRLIPFKILTFDDLGLPPVVKAITSKPRGLVLVTGPTGSGKSTTLAAMIDAINSERHEHIITIEDPIEFIHPHKKCLVNQREVGGDTVSFKRALKAILRQDPDVVLVGELRDLETIEAALTIAETGHLCFATLHTNSCAQTINRVVDVFPTNQQQQVRTQLAFVLEGVLSQTLVPKVGGRGRALALEVMVPNVAIRALIREDKIHQIYSQMQMGQDKYGMQTMNQQLFMLLHQKQITLETAMSRSSDIDELKQMIANPAAHIKRYATPPPPKR
- a CDS encoding type II secretion system F family protein — translated: MPKYSWEAKDKKGKVHKGEVEAPNEDVVRAQVKAQGLMVTAVKERGKGLDFELKIPGFEPKVTTRDLVIFTRQFSTMIDAGLPLVQCLDILSSQQENKTFKKMLTQIKEDVESGSTFADALKKHPKGFDELYVNLIAAGEVGGILDTILNRLAAYIEKAQKLKKQVKSAMTYPITIIGIAALVIIVIMVFVIPAFEKMFADFGGSLPMPTQIVIAMSRFITSYILVIIGAVFAFITLVKRIYATKKGREIMDDWFLKLPVFGELIRKVSVAKFTRTLGTMISSGVPILDGLEIVAKTAGNKTVEKAIYVVRQSISEGKTISEPLTKTGVFPSMVCQMIAVGEQSGSIDTMLNKIADFYDDEVDDAVGNLTAMMEPMLMAFLGTTVGGLVIAMYLPIFKLAGAAGG